A section of the Citrobacter farmeri genome encodes:
- a CDS encoding PAAR domain-containing protein, with the protein MKGIVRIGDKNTGGGQVLSGSTKMKFAGIGVARLNDPVSCPIQGHSPSKIVEGHPTMKDNGIPVAFHGYKCSCGCTLISSLTNVTTSK; encoded by the coding sequence ATGAAAGGCATTGTCAGAATTGGTGATAAAAACACCGGTGGCGGCCAGGTACTGTCAGGCTCTACCAAAATGAAGTTCGCCGGTATTGGTGTGGCGAGACTAAATGACCCAGTGAGCTGCCCCATTCAAGGGCACAGCCCGTCAAAAATTGTTGAAGGGCACCCTACGATGAAAGACAACGGTATCCCCGTTGCCTTTCATGGCTACAAATGCTCTTGCGGATGCACTCTCATTTCGTCTCTTACTAACGTCACAACGAGTAAATAA
- a CDS encoding T6SS effector BTH_I2691 family protein, with product MDAWINSGKAEQVIAISALGTTVVEYSSKAAASKVKEWSPAPWKTAKPMEGLNLIQAADKLYSGKGAMILLQDPVAAAQDISLLLNYELQKKIYERGDYQQELALSSAITGLKTSLIRQFERDFLDRSENEERAAVYGPFGFNTPGPLPDNMYTHINDAKMKKVVAAKWADYEQYYDPVKVAEFQAKFKSILDAYNASVVTPREDMYLSCMKSQFFQGYFQHNFDTEELSSGIDYVQTLNYCVAGMQDKLGAAQYFKMQLSGKPSDVTNMMARALSLNQSKLAAKLEEGVQGSVDMLSLPWSSVADAVNTTITRMKDQSAGVMGIFFALMAGPLTSGLQETLESPTMFYVLLSMGAFSNKAIVTYDKTGSYKQFVGEVVGRLAKDSGLSGKVNADRLRTYVSKELRRLRIDGLPMEGSEMKKFLVMIDLDKVEELKALPPKARSAALSKLLRTVGDVEAEQFSNWQSAVQRGMNKAGQGMPFTLGVVSGILQTVAIWRTVDFKGKTLTADQNEAYVRFGIGVAAALSTGLGIVETGIKQFKLFSNPASRLSVLRSGKFLTWIGKVGPRLGAIAGVFTAFVDFYHSYDESQKGHTGLAWAFGFSAASGLWLAVSLLYALPVIGTVIATLILIGMAIVLAVFSQDNIQKWLEQCLWRRIPINKNEDLESQRKHLEYEARGRPIWPSREMNELKLALGEG from the coding sequence ATGGATGCGTGGATAAACAGCGGTAAAGCAGAGCAGGTCATCGCAATTTCAGCATTGGGTACTACGGTCGTGGAATACAGCAGTAAAGCAGCGGCCAGCAAAGTGAAGGAATGGTCGCCTGCACCATGGAAGACCGCGAAACCGATGGAAGGTCTGAATCTGATACAGGCAGCCGACAAACTCTATTCAGGTAAAGGGGCGATGATCCTGCTGCAAGATCCTGTAGCTGCGGCGCAAGATATATCGTTACTGCTTAATTATGAGTTGCAGAAAAAAATCTACGAAAGAGGTGATTATCAGCAAGAGTTGGCCCTTTCCTCGGCAATTACGGGGTTGAAAACTTCACTGATTCGCCAATTTGAGCGCGACTTTCTTGATCGAAGTGAGAATGAAGAGCGGGCCGCTGTTTATGGCCCTTTTGGATTTAACACACCAGGTCCGTTGCCGGACAATATGTACACACATATTAACGACGCGAAGATGAAAAAGGTTGTCGCTGCAAAATGGGCTGATTATGAGCAGTACTATGATCCAGTGAAAGTGGCAGAGTTTCAGGCGAAGTTCAAAAGTATTCTCGATGCTTATAACGCTTCAGTTGTCACTCCAAGAGAAGATATGTATCTCTCTTGTATGAAAAGTCAATTTTTCCAGGGGTACTTTCAGCATAACTTTGATACGGAAGAATTGAGCAGTGGCATCGATTATGTTCAGACACTTAATTATTGTGTTGCGGGAATGCAGGATAAGTTAGGCGCAGCGCAGTATTTTAAGATGCAGCTAAGCGGAAAACCGTCAGATGTGACGAATATGATGGCCCGCGCGCTGTCTCTTAATCAATCAAAATTGGCTGCAAAGCTGGAAGAAGGTGTGCAGGGGTCAGTAGATATGCTTTCGCTTCCGTGGTCATCGGTTGCGGATGCAGTAAATACAACGATTACCCGTATGAAAGATCAGTCTGCTGGTGTCATGGGGATCTTTTTCGCACTGATGGCGGGGCCGTTGACCTCCGGATTGCAGGAGACGCTTGAATCGCCAACTATGTTTTATGTGCTGTTATCGATGGGGGCATTCTCCAATAAAGCGATTGTTACCTACGATAAAACAGGCAGTTATAAACAGTTTGTGGGGGAAGTTGTTGGGCGGCTCGCAAAAGACAGTGGCCTTTCAGGTAAAGTAAATGCCGATCGCCTGCGTACTTATGTCAGTAAAGAGTTACGCCGTCTACGCATTGATGGGCTGCCAATGGAAGGGAGTGAAATGAAAAAATTCCTGGTTATGATCGACCTGGACAAGGTTGAGGAATTGAAAGCGCTACCGCCAAAAGCCAGAAGTGCCGCCCTAAGCAAGCTTTTACGTACCGTGGGTGACGTAGAAGCTGAGCAGTTCAGCAACTGGCAAAGCGCAGTCCAGCGCGGTATGAACAAAGCCGGACAGGGGATGCCGTTTACGTTAGGTGTGGTTTCCGGCATTCTGCAGACCGTTGCGATTTGGAGGACGGTGGATTTTAAAGGGAAAACGTTGACGGCAGATCAGAATGAAGCTTATGTTCGCTTTGGGATTGGAGTTGCTGCCGCATTGAGCACTGGTTTAGGAATTGTTGAAACGGGTATTAAGCAGTTTAAGTTATTTTCTAACCCTGCTTCGAGGTTAAGTGTCTTACGGTCTGGTAAGTTTTTAACATGGATTGGCAAGGTTGGCCCGCGGCTTGGTGCTATTGCAGGTGTTTTTACTGCATTTGTCGATTTTTACCATTCATATGATGAAAGTCAAAAAGGGCATACAGGATTAGCATGGGCATTCGGTTTCTCTGCTGCATCAGGGCTATGGCTTGCGGTTTCTCTTTTATACGCTCTTCCTGTAATAGGTACTGTTATTGCTACACTTATTTTGATTGGAATGGCTATTGTTTTGGCAGTCTTTAGTCAAGATAATATTCAAAAATGGTTAGAGCAATGCTTGTGGAGAAGAATTCCAATTAACAAAAATGAAGATCTCGAATCTCAGAGAAAGCATCTAGAGTATGAGGCGAGAGGGCGACCAATATGGCCAAGTAGGGAAATGAATGAGTTGAAATTGGCTTTAGGAGAAGGTTGA
- a CDS encoding DUF6708 domain-containing protein, whose amino-acid sequence MFALVFSIFLSAFFSWFFLKLLLKSWFAWTHYPVRLNRKTGMVHVFKVGGKILSVPWKEVFFTRGRAGPGSSAEWSIDGHILADDGKTVLDTFSLGFSSTRRELVKNWAFVRSYMEVEDCLPDLADIIALCPPVTEKKESYLFGMQYMMRVESRMEWPMTLLLLPLTLPGSVARFIAMRTSKIPRWSDAVEADCAVAPDDPINVSAKDNPKHLWRYVLANQSLEEYTALHQRQTVAIERLRAKVQTQIKNRSADE is encoded by the coding sequence TTGTTTGCATTAGTTTTTTCTATTTTTTTATCTGCCTTTTTTAGCTGGTTTTTTCTAAAATTACTGCTCAAATCCTGGTTTGCCTGGACCCATTACCCCGTTCGCCTTAACCGCAAAACCGGCATGGTCCATGTCTTTAAAGTGGGCGGGAAAATACTCTCCGTGCCGTGGAAAGAGGTGTTTTTCACCCGTGGGCGGGCCGGGCCTGGGAGTTCGGCGGAGTGGAGTATCGACGGTCATATTCTGGCGGACGATGGTAAAACGGTGCTGGACACCTTCAGCCTGGGTTTCTCCAGTACCCGGCGCGAGCTGGTAAAAAACTGGGCGTTTGTCCGCAGCTATATGGAAGTGGAAGACTGCCTGCCGGACCTCGCGGACATCATTGCGCTGTGCCCGCCCGTGACGGAGAAAAAAGAAAGCTATCTGTTTGGTATGCAGTACATGATGCGGGTGGAATCGCGAATGGAATGGCCGATGACCCTGCTGCTGCTCCCGCTGACGCTGCCGGGCAGCGTCGCTCGCTTTATCGCCATGCGGACCAGCAAAATTCCCCGCTGGTCAGATGCAGTGGAAGCCGACTGTGCGGTGGCGCCGGACGACCCGATTAACGTCAGCGCGAAAGACAACCCAAAACACCTGTGGCGCTACGTGCTGGCCAACCAGTCTCTGGAAGAATACACCGCGCTGCATCAGCGCCAGACAGTCGCTATTGAACGCCTGAGAGCGAAAGTCCAGACGCAGATAAAAAACAGGTCTGCTGACGAGTAA